The Glycine soja cultivar W05 chromosome 8, ASM419377v2, whole genome shotgun sequence genome has a window encoding:
- the LOC114422912 gene encoding actin-related protein 2/3 complex subunit 2A-like isoform X3 yields MKNPHVLLLSVSLPTPSSETIFVCGLPFGAIEAIKAAYGNLVQILDPPRDGFNLTLKINLSKLPANQEQKHAFLVKVASIREVVLGAPLRVILEHLAARTVALDMDPLVALVHRPNESFFLFPQADKVTVVYPMRFNDSIDIVLATSFLQEFVEARRTAGLNNTPPCSWSLTPPLELKEVPADALSANAGFVTFVIFPRHVEGQKLDRTVWNLSTFHAYVSYHVKCSEGFMHTRMRRRVESLIQALNRAKPDAENSKKTSYNRSFKRLGLKESRTNSFS; encoded by the exons ATGAAGAATCCTCATGTTTTGTTGCTATCAGTATCGTTGCCTACTCCTTCTTCAGAAACTATTTTTGTCTGTGGACTTCCTTTTGGAGCCATTGAAGCAATAAAAGCTGCATATggtaatcttgtgcaaattctTGATCCTCCAAGGGATGGCTTTAATctcacattaaaaataaatctgtCTAAGCTTCCAGCAAATCAAG AGCAAAAACATGCTTTTTTGGTAAAAGTTGCATCAATAAGGGAGGTTGTCCTTGGTGCACCGTTGAGAGTAATTTTAGAACATCTTGCTGCAAGAACTGTTGCTCTGGACATGGATCCGCTTGTTGCCCTTGTTCATCGGCCTAAcgagtctttctttctttttcctcag GCTGATAAGGTAACTGTGGTGTATCCTATGAGATTCAACGATTCAATAGACATTGTTCTTGCAACTTCATTCCTGCAG GAATTTGTCGAAGCCAGGCGTACAGCTGGACTTAATAATACCCCTCCTTGTTCGTGGTCTCTTACTCCTCCACTGGAACTAAAAGAAGTTCCCGCTGAtgcattatctgcgaatgcagGATTTGTGACATTTG TTATCTTCCCTCGTCATGTCGAAGGCCAGAAACTGGATCGTACAGTATGGAATCTGTCAACTTTTCATGCCTATGTTAGCTATCATGTTAAG TGCTCAGAAGGATTTATGCATACACGTATGCGGCGGCGTGTGGAGTCCTTGATTCAG GCTCTGAATCGTGCCAAACCAGATGCCGAGAATTCAAAGAAAACTTCTTACAACAGATCCTTCAAACGGCTG GGTCTCAAGGAATCAAGGACCAACTCATTTTCTTAA
- the LOC114422912 gene encoding actin-related protein 2/3 complex subunit 2A-like isoform X1: MILLQSHSRFLLQTLLNRAQNLEKGVELDHHWVEFDDVRYHIQVSMKNPHVLLLSVSLPTPSSETIFVCGLPFGAIEAIKAAYGNLVQILDPPRDGFNLTLKINLSKLPANQEQKHAFLVKVASIREVVLGAPLRVILEHLAARTVALDMDPLVALVHRPNESFFLFPQADKVTVVYPMRFNDSIDIVLATSFLQEFVEARRTAGLNNTPPCSWSLTPPLELKEVPADALSANAGFVTFVIFPRHVEGQKLDRTVWNLSTFHAYVSYHVKCSEGFMHTRMRRRVESLIQALNRAKPDAENSKKTSYNRSFKRLGLKESRTNSFS, from the exons ATGATACTCCTGCAGTCTCATTCAAGATTCCTGCTCCAGACCTTGTTGAATCGGGCCCAAAA TCTCGAGAAAGGAGTTGAACTGGATCACCACTGGGTTGAGTTTGATGATGTTCGATATCATATTCAG GTGTCAATGAAGAATCCTCATGTTTTGTTGCTATCAGTATCGTTGCCTACTCCTTCTTCAGAAACTATTTTTGTCTGTGGACTTCCTTTTGGAGCCATTGAAGCAATAAAAGCTGCATATggtaatcttgtgcaaattctTGATCCTCCAAGGGATGGCTTTAATctcacattaaaaataaatctgtCTAAGCTTCCAGCAAATCAAG AGCAAAAACATGCTTTTTTGGTAAAAGTTGCATCAATAAGGGAGGTTGTCCTTGGTGCACCGTTGAGAGTAATTTTAGAACATCTTGCTGCAAGAACTGTTGCTCTGGACATGGATCCGCTTGTTGCCCTTGTTCATCGGCCTAAcgagtctttctttctttttcctcag GCTGATAAGGTAACTGTGGTGTATCCTATGAGATTCAACGATTCAATAGACATTGTTCTTGCAACTTCATTCCTGCAG GAATTTGTCGAAGCCAGGCGTACAGCTGGACTTAATAATACCCCTCCTTGTTCGTGGTCTCTTACTCCTCCACTGGAACTAAAAGAAGTTCCCGCTGAtgcattatctgcgaatgcagGATTTGTGACATTTG TTATCTTCCCTCGTCATGTCGAAGGCCAGAAACTGGATCGTACAGTATGGAATCTGTCAACTTTTCATGCCTATGTTAGCTATCATGTTAAG TGCTCAGAAGGATTTATGCATACACGTATGCGGCGGCGTGTGGAGTCCTTGATTCAG GCTCTGAATCGTGCCAAACCAGATGCCGAGAATTCAAAGAAAACTTCTTACAACAGATCCTTCAAACGGCTG GGTCTCAAGGAATCAAGGACCAACTCATTTTCTTAA
- the LOC114422912 gene encoding actin-related protein 2/3 complex subunit 2A-like isoform X2, translating into MHLEKGVELDHHWVEFDDVRYHIQVSMKNPHVLLLSVSLPTPSSETIFVCGLPFGAIEAIKAAYGNLVQILDPPRDGFNLTLKINLSKLPANQEQKHAFLVKVASIREVVLGAPLRVILEHLAARTVALDMDPLVALVHRPNESFFLFPQADKVTVVYPMRFNDSIDIVLATSFLQEFVEARRTAGLNNTPPCSWSLTPPLELKEVPADALSANAGFVTFVIFPRHVEGQKLDRTVWNLSTFHAYVSYHVKCSEGFMHTRMRRRVESLIQALNRAKPDAENSKKTSYNRSFKRLGLKESRTNSFS; encoded by the exons ATGCA TCTCGAGAAAGGAGTTGAACTGGATCACCACTGGGTTGAGTTTGATGATGTTCGATATCATATTCAG GTGTCAATGAAGAATCCTCATGTTTTGTTGCTATCAGTATCGTTGCCTACTCCTTCTTCAGAAACTATTTTTGTCTGTGGACTTCCTTTTGGAGCCATTGAAGCAATAAAAGCTGCATATggtaatcttgtgcaaattctTGATCCTCCAAGGGATGGCTTTAATctcacattaaaaataaatctgtCTAAGCTTCCAGCAAATCAAG AGCAAAAACATGCTTTTTTGGTAAAAGTTGCATCAATAAGGGAGGTTGTCCTTGGTGCACCGTTGAGAGTAATTTTAGAACATCTTGCTGCAAGAACTGTTGCTCTGGACATGGATCCGCTTGTTGCCCTTGTTCATCGGCCTAAcgagtctttctttctttttcctcag GCTGATAAGGTAACTGTGGTGTATCCTATGAGATTCAACGATTCAATAGACATTGTTCTTGCAACTTCATTCCTGCAG GAATTTGTCGAAGCCAGGCGTACAGCTGGACTTAATAATACCCCTCCTTGTTCGTGGTCTCTTACTCCTCCACTGGAACTAAAAGAAGTTCCCGCTGAtgcattatctgcgaatgcagGATTTGTGACATTTG TTATCTTCCCTCGTCATGTCGAAGGCCAGAAACTGGATCGTACAGTATGGAATCTGTCAACTTTTCATGCCTATGTTAGCTATCATGTTAAG TGCTCAGAAGGATTTATGCATACACGTATGCGGCGGCGTGTGGAGTCCTTGATTCAG GCTCTGAATCGTGCCAAACCAGATGCCGAGAATTCAAAGAAAACTTCTTACAACAGATCCTTCAAACGGCTG GGTCTCAAGGAATCAAGGACCAACTCATTTTCTTAA